One region of Mesobacillus boroniphilus genomic DNA includes:
- a CDS encoding alanine/glycine:cation symporter family protein, which translates to MDFIHNIVNDLNNILWSYLLIGLLLGLGLYFTIRMKLVQILKIKEMFNVLKDRNEGISDSDQKSITSLQAFFIGAATRIGTGNVAGVAMAIAVGGPGAVFWMWIVAILGGASAFVESTLAQIYKVKDKEGFKGGPAYYMRKQLGSKWLSSMFALGIILSFGLTFNAVQSNTITAAFTNSFKLDGSIVGVILVLLTALIIFGGVHRIAKFSAIVVPIMAGFYILLAAYVVLTNLSAVPAVFALIVKSAFGMEQVMGGGIGAAIMMGVKRGLFSNEAGMGSAPNAAATAVVSHPAKQGFVQALGVFFDTLIVCTATAFIILLSDSYTTGLQGVELTQASMAEHFGSWASTFLAIAIFMFAFSSIIGSYYYGETNIEFVHKSKLALLVYRILALGMVMFGSVANLQFVWDFADLAMAVMALTNLVAIALLGKYAFKTLDHYLEQRKQGLDPVFYADDIEGLKGVESWPLREEKKVRKIS; encoded by the coding sequence ATGGATTTCATACACAACATCGTCAATGATTTGAACAACATTCTTTGGTCCTATCTATTAATTGGACTATTACTGGGGTTAGGATTGTATTTCACGATTCGTATGAAGCTTGTCCAGATTTTGAAGATCAAGGAAATGTTTAATGTACTAAAGGACCGAAATGAAGGGATTTCTGATTCTGATCAGAAATCCATAACATCTCTACAGGCGTTTTTCATTGGCGCGGCAACAAGAATCGGCACTGGAAATGTGGCAGGAGTAGCCATGGCGATTGCTGTAGGCGGTCCAGGGGCTGTATTCTGGATGTGGATTGTGGCCATTCTTGGCGGAGCAAGTGCTTTTGTCGAAAGCACATTAGCCCAAATCTACAAAGTGAAGGATAAAGAAGGCTTCAAAGGTGGACCAGCTTACTATATGCGCAAGCAGCTCGGCTCTAAATGGCTAAGCTCCATGTTCGCACTTGGGATTATCCTTTCTTTTGGATTAACGTTTAATGCTGTTCAAAGTAATACAATCACTGCGGCATTCACAAATTCTTTCAAACTAGATGGTTCAATTGTCGGAGTCATTTTGGTTCTATTGACAGCGCTCATCATTTTTGGTGGTGTCCATCGCATTGCGAAGTTTTCAGCAATCGTTGTTCCAATCATGGCTGGATTCTATATTCTGCTTGCAGCCTATGTCGTTTTAACGAACCTTTCAGCTGTTCCAGCTGTTTTTGCCTTAATCGTGAAGAGTGCATTCGGAATGGAACAAGTAATGGGCGGTGGTATTGGTGCTGCAATCATGATGGGGGTCAAGCGAGGTCTGTTTTCAAATGAAGCTGGAATGGGGAGCGCACCGAACGCAGCAGCAACTGCGGTTGTGTCACACCCAGCAAAACAAGGATTTGTCCAAGCCCTTGGGGTTTTCTTTGATACTTTGATTGTCTGTACCGCGACTGCCTTTATCATTCTTTTATCAGATTCATACACAACTGGCCTTCAAGGAGTAGAGTTAACTCAGGCTTCAATGGCTGAACACTTTGGAAGCTGGGCAAGCACTTTCCTGGCAATCGCCATTTTTATGTTTGCCTTCAGCTCAATTATCGGCAGCTACTATTATGGTGAAACAAACATTGAGTTTGTTCATAAGAGCAAGCTGGCATTGCTAGTTTATCGAATTCTGGCGCTTGGTATGGTCATGTTCGGATCTGTTGCAAACCTGCAATTCGTGTGGGACTTCGCAGACTTGGCAATGGCCGTTATGGCATTAACGAACCTGGTAGCCATCGCACTACTTGGAAAGTATGCATTCAAAACGCTCGATCATTATTTAGAGCAAAGAAAACAAGGTTTAGACCCAGTATTCTATGCGGATGATATCGAAGGGTTAAAAGGAGTAGAAAGCTGGCCATTGCGCGAGGAAAAAAAGGTAAGGAAGATCAGTTAA
- a CDS encoding helix-turn-helix domain-containing protein has translation MEEKQAIKFGHKLKMLRKKQFLSQEDLAELSKLDRKYISNLERDASSPTLDKLYKLAAAFSITFFGTESGN, from the coding sequence TTGGAAGAGAAACAGGCCATTAAATTCGGCCACAAACTAAAAATGTTACGCAAAAAACAATTCCTAAGCCAAGAAGATTTAGCAGAATTGAGCAAGCTCGATCGAAAATACATAAGCAATTTAGAAAGAGATGCATCTAGTCCAACACTTGATAAATTGTACAAACTAGCCGCAGCATTCAGCATAACATTTTTTGGAACTGAGTCAGGAAATTAA
- the dcm gene encoding DNA (cytosine-5-)-methyltransferase, producing MFKFIDLFAGIGGIRLAFQELGGECVFSSEWDSKAQDVYEKNFGERPYGDITKIHEKDIPDHDILLAGFPCQPFSLAGVSKKNALGVKHGFEDETQGTLFFDIKRIIKEKRPKAFLLENVKNLKSHDNGKTFKVIMRTLERELGYRVYTKVIDAKGVLPQHRERIYIVGFKKNIEFQFPTLPTKGPVLNDILEKEVEEKYTLSDKLWNYLQSYAQKHKEKGNGFGFGLADPSSYSRTLSARYYKDGSEILISQGENKNPRRLTPRECAKLQGFPDSFKIADSDWAAYKQLGNSVAVPVVKKIAQKMLHALKEERHNPNYYRGLLVDENYLNEVINRIDFYKDFYIKIISSDDFKASLTRSGSITISNDAWHLFFQTPGIIGESKEKCIKIYWEQLEELTHSKVKWNGNKKNLNYKLTHIGKNIPYFSEEYCGDIVVLIKVNEEEFIGYTVKGENLFTLLNQNSVLPNNSESKELMVSNLRH from the coding sequence ATGTTTAAATTTATCGATTTATTTGCTGGAATAGGAGGAATAAGGCTAGCTTTTCAAGAATTGGGTGGTGAATGTGTTTTTTCTTCAGAATGGGATTCTAAAGCACAAGATGTATATGAAAAAAATTTCGGTGAAAGACCTTATGGAGATATAACAAAAATACATGAGAAAGATATTCCAGACCATGATATTTTATTGGCTGGATTTCCATGCCAGCCATTTAGTTTAGCAGGTGTTTCAAAAAAAAATGCATTAGGTGTAAAGCACGGATTTGAAGATGAAACTCAGGGAACTCTTTTCTTTGATATAAAAAGAATAATAAAAGAAAAACGCCCTAAAGCTTTTTTATTGGAAAATGTCAAAAATTTAAAGTCGCATGATAACGGTAAAACTTTTAAAGTAATAATGAGAACTTTAGAGAGAGAATTAGGCTATAGAGTTTATACAAAAGTTATCGATGCTAAAGGAGTTCTGCCACAACACCGAGAAAGAATCTACATTGTTGGATTCAAAAAAAACATTGAATTTCAATTCCCAACCCTTCCAACAAAAGGGCCTGTATTAAATGACATCTTAGAAAAAGAAGTCGAAGAAAAATATACTTTGTCAGATAAATTATGGAACTATCTTCAAAGCTATGCACAAAAACATAAAGAAAAAGGAAATGGGTTTGGATTTGGGCTTGCTGATCCATCTAGTTATTCGCGAACCTTATCTGCTAGGTATTATAAGGATGGCTCTGAAATCCTAATTAGCCAGGGAGAAAATAAAAACCCTCGACGGCTTACTCCAAGAGAGTGTGCAAAACTTCAAGGTTTCCCTGATTCATTTAAAATTGCAGATTCTGATTGGGCAGCCTATAAACAGCTAGGTAACTCGGTGGCGGTACCTGTAGTAAAGAAAATTGCACAAAAAATGCTTCATGCGTTAAAAGAAGAACGACATAATCCAAATTACTATAGAGGCTTATTAGTTGATGAAAATTATCTTAATGAAGTAATTAACCGGATTGATTTTTATAAAGACTTTTATATAAAAATTATTTCTTCAGATGATTTTAAAGCATCTCTAACTCGTTCTGGAAGTATAACTATTAGTAATGATGCATGGCACTTATTTTTTCAAACTCCTGGTATTATTGGGGAAAGTAAGGAGAAATGTATTAAGATTTATTGGGAGCAATTAGAAGAGTTAACTCATAGTAAAGTGAAATGGAATGGTAATAAAAAAAACCTCAATTACAAACTTACTCACATTGGGAAAAACATTCCTTATTTTTCCGAAGAGTATTGTGGAGATATAGTGGTCCTAATAAAGGTAAATGAAGAAGAATTTATAGGATATACTGTTAAAGGTGAAAATCTATTCACTTTATTAAATCAAAATTCTGTTCTACCCAATAACAGTGAAAGCAAAGAACTAATGGTGTCAAACTTAAGACACTGA
- a CDS encoding DMT family transporter, with translation MKGFIFAFLGGAFITLQGVANSKISQDIGTWQTAAVTQFTGFLAALFILMFAVKGKWQVLSKVKPLYLIGGTFGAIVVFGNVTAILYIGVTLTVSAMLISQLGMTFLIDRNGWFGVKKQKMKVPQLIGITMMVAGVMILGL, from the coding sequence ATGAAAGGTTTTATTTTTGCTTTTTTAGGAGGAGCTTTTATCACTCTTCAGGGAGTGGCTAATTCAAAAATCAGCCAGGATATTGGAACATGGCAGACGGCTGCAGTTACCCAATTTACTGGATTTTTAGCTGCTTTGTTTATCTTGATGTTTGCCGTAAAAGGAAAATGGCAAGTGCTGAGTAAGGTAAAGCCGCTTTATTTAATTGGCGGCACGTTTGGAGCCATCGTTGTGTTCGGAAATGTGACCGCGATCCTTTATATCGGCGTTACTTTAACTGTGTCTGCCATGCTGATCTCACAGCTTGGGATGACGTTCCTGATTGACAGGAATGGATGGTTCGGTGTTAAGAAGCAAAAAATGAAGGTACCGCAGCTGATTGGGATTACAATGATGGTAGCAGGTGTCATGATCCTCGGTTTGTAA
- a CDS encoding DUF4275 family protein → MDFFDKLESKKIQVSKTEDFGHDLRQQWEAAFASHLSVKEKRQIFLHDKGGASGFLWHVFSYEKRKCEKEEQAEVAFDKQYKDTCIIFFQHSDEVWLVEDATELKARDLLMTDGEYADLYVVDCDYKWTFVVTHEQGWIGPFFCRKGE, encoded by the coding sequence ATGGATTTCTTCGATAAATTAGAAAGCAAAAAAATACAAGTCAGCAAGACTGAAGACTTCGGTCATGATTTAAGACAACAGTGGGAGGCTGCCTTTGCGTCACATTTAAGTGTTAAGGAAAAAAGGCAGATATTTCTTCATGATAAAGGCGGAGCAAGCGGCTTTCTTTGGCATGTATTCAGTTATGAAAAAAGAAAATGTGAGAAGGAAGAACAAGCGGAGGTGGCATTCGACAAACAGTACAAAGATACTTGCATAATTTTCTTCCAGCATTCTGATGAGGTATGGCTCGTAGAGGATGCAACGGAATTGAAAGCTCGAGACCTATTGATGACTGATGGTGAGTATGCGGATCTATATGTTGTCGATTGTGACTATAAATGGACATTTGTCGTCACCCATGAGCAAGGATGGATTGGTCCGTTTTTTTGCAGGAAGGGGGAATAG
- a CDS encoding GNAT family N-acetyltransferase: MINKIFDLEFAYLDTFTARHDREWGFLFLNEDQPAYYDANHAHIRKLVDHPENVVDEVISFYRAKNIIPRFYIYTPDQQPDLLSELKLKEFGYEELPSPVQLWDQKVINLERNDAISIEEVTEANYQEALEIECSIKEIGGREVREKALKEEFDNPAYQHFLLRYNGVACSTACIFAHGSQARMESVATLEEYRGKGLIGYIIQHIQQQVQKQGFENLWVFPINEQVEKVYNRYGFETVMTLTTGHAFLGGKSITEIQNR; encoded by the coding sequence ATGATAAATAAAATATTTGATTTGGAGTTTGCTTACCTTGATACCTTTACTGCTCGTCATGACAGGGAGTGGGGTTTTCTATTTTTAAATGAGGACCAGCCTGCATATTATGATGCGAATCATGCCCATATTCGCAAATTAGTTGATCATCCTGAAAATGTTGTTGATGAAGTCATTTCCTTTTATAGAGCAAAGAACATTATTCCGAGATTTTACATATACACTCCAGATCAACAACCTGATCTGTTAAGTGAATTAAAATTAAAAGAGTTTGGATATGAGGAATTACCAAGTCCTGTACAATTATGGGATCAAAAAGTGATTAACCTGGAAAGAAATGATGCTATATCGATTGAAGAAGTTACGGAAGCAAACTATCAAGAAGCATTAGAAATCGAATGCAGCATCAAAGAAATCGGCGGCCGTGAAGTTCGAGAAAAAGCCTTAAAGGAAGAGTTTGATAATCCTGCATATCAACACTTTTTATTAAGGTACAATGGTGTCGCCTGTTCCACCGCCTGTATCTTTGCTCATGGCAGCCAAGCACGAATGGAGAGTGTAGCTACACTAGAGGAATACCGAGGAAAAGGATTGATTGGCTACATTATTCAACATATTCAACAACAAGTACAAAAACAGGGGTTTGAAAACCTATGGGTGTTTCCTATAAATGAACAGGTTGAAAAGGTATACAATCGCTATGGGTTTGAAACGGTCATGACACTAACGACAGGCCATGCCTTTTTAGGCGGAAAAAGTATTACCGAAATTCAAAATCGTTGA
- a CDS encoding ABC transporter permease has translation MRAYWQLTLAQLRIFSRNKQVLFFTLLFPIILMLALGTFAGNDSNLSLSVGLIDLDQTAASKKLTERFYKNEGLEAKKFKSVKSGKEALKNGDIQLFMEIPKGYEAKLEEHNETSTLPVYYNEKNLTTSELGLTVVNGIIDQYSKDLTDYKPVVTIEKVGIEALTIRYVDFLVPGIVAMMIMSNNMNGVAGQISAWRERGILRRMQGTRLKASTFIAAQITARLLLNGTQALLVVLIAHFVFSIHVAGSWLALIFFIILGTLAFMALGFIIAGIAKNPESAGPIAGFITFPMLFLGGVFFPINNMPDIIQPIVKILPIAHLSSALRETMNLGTPFLQLGTETLILGGWLIGGFIVASYVFKWE, from the coding sequence ATGAGAGCTTATTGGCAACTAACGCTGGCACAATTACGGATTTTCTCACGAAACAAACAGGTTTTGTTTTTCACCTTACTTTTTCCGATCATTCTGATGCTGGCCCTTGGAACTTTTGCCGGAAATGACAGCAATCTATCTTTATCAGTTGGCCTTATTGACCTCGATCAAACAGCTGCTTCAAAGAAATTAACAGAACGTTTTTACAAAAATGAGGGGCTTGAGGCGAAAAAGTTCAAAAGTGTCAAAAGCGGGAAAGAAGCCCTGAAAAATGGAGACATCCAGCTGTTCATGGAAATTCCAAAAGGATACGAAGCAAAACTGGAGGAGCATAATGAGACCTCAACTCTTCCTGTCTATTATAATGAAAAAAACCTCACAACCTCAGAGCTCGGCCTAACAGTTGTTAACGGAATCATTGATCAATACAGCAAGGATCTCACAGACTACAAGCCGGTCGTAACGATTGAAAAAGTGGGAATAGAAGCGCTGACCATCCGATATGTGGATTTCCTTGTTCCAGGAATCGTCGCCATGATGATCATGAGCAACAACATGAACGGAGTCGCAGGCCAAATTTCTGCCTGGCGTGAAAGAGGAATTTTGCGAAGAATGCAAGGAACGAGACTGAAAGCCTCCACCTTCATCGCCGCACAAATCACCGCCCGCCTGCTGCTCAATGGAACGCAGGCACTGCTCGTCGTCCTTATCGCCCATTTCGTCTTTAGCATTCATGTGGCTGGTTCCTGGCTTGCCTTGATCTTCTTCATCATCCTTGGCACACTAGCTTTCATGGCACTCGGTTTCATTATCGCCGGAATCGCTAAAAATCCGGAAAGCGCAGGACCGATTGCCGGATTCATTACGTTCCCGATGCTGTTCCTCGGAGGAGTCTTCTTTCCGATTAACAATATGCCCGACATCATCCAGCCAATCGTGAAAATCCTGCCAATCGCCCATTTGAGCTCTGCATTGAGGGAGACGATGAACCTCGGTACACCATTCCTTCAATTAGGGACAGAAACACTTATCCTTGGTGGTTGGTTAATTGGCGGCTTTATTGTGGCAAGTTATGTGTTTAAGTGGGAGTAG
- a CDS encoding DMT family transporter: MVLGLLSAVMAGTLVGLQNIFNSKVNEKAGSWTTTTLVLGLGFLASFILGLFFEGSQLFNLQKMEWWYWISGLIGIGVITGIVQGIRYLGPTFAISIVLTSQLAFAVLFDSLGWMGLEKVPFTMKQLLGVVVILGGVIVFKWSEGREDNVKVEASRLDQKAGVS; this comes from the coding sequence ATGGTACTTGGATTATTAAGTGCAGTCATGGCTGGCACGCTAGTCGGCCTACAGAATATTTTCAACAGCAAGGTCAATGAAAAAGCGGGTTCATGGACGACCACGACATTAGTATTGGGGTTAGGCTTTCTGGCATCCTTCATTCTCGGACTCTTCTTTGAAGGCAGCCAATTATTCAATTTACAAAAAATGGAATGGTGGTACTGGATCAGCGGATTGATCGGAATCGGTGTCATTACTGGTATCGTGCAGGGCATAAGGTATCTGGGGCCGACCTTTGCGATTTCCATCGTATTGACCTCACAGCTCGCATTTGCAGTATTATTTGATTCACTAGGTTGGATGGGGCTTGAGAAGGTTCCTTTCACCATGAAACAACTTCTGGGTGTAGTGGTCATTCTAGGTGGAGTGATTGTTTTTAAGTGGAGTGAAGGACGGGAAGATAACGTAAAAGTTGAAGCTTCCCGGCTTGATCAAAAAGCAGGAGTATCATAA
- the trhA gene encoding PAQR family membrane homeostasis protein TrhA — MANVHIFTKREEIANAIIHGIGGLLSIAALVILIVFASLYGTAWHVVSFTLFGATMVLLYTSSTLVHSFPPGKAKDVFEIMDHSSIYFFIAGTYTPFLFIAVKGALGWTLFGIVWGLSIAGTVFKSLFVKRFLNTSTMLYVVMGWLIVFAWGPLTQNVSSQGLLFLVIGGVLYTVGAIFYVWRGFHYHHAIWHLFVIAASIMHFFAVLTLLP, encoded by the coding sequence ATGGCCAATGTACATATATTTACGAAGAGAGAGGAAATCGCAAACGCAATTATCCATGGAATCGGGGGATTATTAAGCATCGCTGCCCTCGTCATCCTGATTGTATTTGCTTCACTGTACGGAACAGCGTGGCATGTCGTGAGTTTCACCTTATTCGGGGCTACCATGGTCCTGTTATATACATCATCAACCCTAGTCCACAGCTTTCCACCCGGAAAAGCAAAGGATGTTTTTGAAATTATGGATCACTCATCCATCTACTTCTTCATAGCCGGCACCTATACACCATTCCTATTCATCGCCGTAAAAGGTGCACTAGGATGGACACTGTTCGGAATCGTGTGGGGACTTTCCATCGCAGGAACGGTATTCAAATCCTTGTTCGTCAAACGTTTCTTGAACACATCTACAATGTTATATGTCGTAATGGGCTGGCTCATCGTATTTGCCTGGGGACCACTGACACAGAATGTATCCTCACAAGGACTGCTATTCCTTGTGATCGGAGGAGTCTTGTATACAGTAGGAGCCATTTTTTATGTATGGCGTGGCTTTCACTATCACCATGCCATATGGCACTTATTTGTCATCGCTGCATCGATTATGCACTTTTTTGCGGTATTGACATTGTTGCCTTAA
- a CDS encoding ABC transporter ATP-binding protein, whose amino-acid sequence MNNESIVDVKGLKKRYGSFTAVKGVSFQVKKGEIFGLLGPNGAGKTTTIEMLVGLRKPEEGTATLSGFDVIKEVNKVKEVIGVQLQSTSLFELLKVEEILNLYGSFYPTHVDIDGLIGDMLLTEKRKDRIKGLSGGQKQRLAIALALIHDPDIVFLDEPTTGLDPQARRTLWDIVLRLKERGKTIILSTHYMDEAHVLCDRIGIMDQGELIALDTPTNLVKKLQSTSSVEFHLSNPPEQDWFMKMDGVEEVSIKDNFVQLYTDDVQVTLTSLIHASAEHQFKIEDLQTRSATLEDVFIHMTGRSIRES is encoded by the coding sequence ATGAATAATGAAAGTATAGTAGATGTAAAAGGATTGAAAAAACGATACGGCAGCTTTACGGCTGTTAAAGGAGTTTCTTTTCAGGTCAAAAAAGGAGAAATTTTCGGCCTGCTTGGTCCGAATGGTGCTGGCAAAACGACCACGATTGAGATGTTAGTCGGCCTGAGAAAGCCAGAAGAAGGAACGGCAACATTATCGGGCTTCGATGTGATAAAAGAAGTGAACAAAGTCAAAGAAGTGATCGGTGTACAGCTTCAGTCGACGTCCTTGTTCGAATTGTTAAAAGTAGAAGAAATCCTGAATTTGTATGGAAGCTTTTATCCGACTCACGTGGATATCGATGGATTAATAGGCGATATGCTGCTGACAGAGAAGAGGAAGGATCGAATCAAAGGACTATCGGGTGGACAAAAGCAGCGTCTTGCTATTGCATTAGCTCTTATCCACGACCCGGACATCGTGTTTCTCGATGAGCCAACAACTGGTCTTGATCCGCAGGCAAGAAGGACTCTTTGGGACATCGTCCTCCGGTTGAAAGAGCGAGGAAAAACTATCATTCTCTCGACGCATTACATGGATGAAGCCCATGTGCTCTGTGACCGCATTGGCATCATGGACCAGGGTGAACTTATCGCACTTGACACACCAACGAATCTCGTGAAAAAACTGCAGTCCACAAGCTCAGTGGAATTCCATTTAAGCAATCCACCAGAGCAAGACTGGTTTATGAAAATGGATGGAGTAGAGGAAGTATCGATCAAAGACAACTTTGTCCAGTTGTATACGGACGATGTTCAAGTCACCTTGACCTCCTTGATTCATGCATCTGCAGAACATCAGTTCAAAATTGAGGATTTACAAACTAGATCAGCGACATTAGAGGATGTATTCATCCATATGACTGGAAGGAGCATCAGGGAATCATGA
- a CDS encoding GNAT family N-acetyltransferase: protein MFTAEVRRPKTEDSEQLKNFFRTVITDTFINEGIGDQINDMNEEIDVKKRYLESDFESNGEMRYFLIALYGEKIIGSIEYGQANEIIRNCTNNAYEGLVEIGTVFVHPDHQRKGVGNLLLKAMYATLRKKGIEEFCLDSGYKSAQSIWKKKFGEPDILLKDYWGKNFDHMIWKVKISEIE, encoded by the coding sequence ATGTTTACTGCAGAGGTTAGAAGGCCGAAAACTGAGGATAGTGAACAGCTGAAAAATTTTTTTAGAACAGTTATTACAGATACGTTCATTAATGAAGGCATTGGTGATCAAATAAATGATATGAATGAGGAAATTGACGTAAAAAAAAGATATTTAGAAAGTGATTTTGAAAGCAATGGTGAGATGAGATATTTTTTAATTGCTTTATATGGAGAAAAAATTATTGGTTCAATTGAATATGGCCAAGCAAATGAAATCATAAGAAATTGTACAAATAATGCTTATGAAGGTCTTGTGGAGATAGGTACAGTATTTGTTCATCCTGACCACCAAAGGAAAGGTGTAGGGAATTTACTATTGAAAGCAATGTATGCTACATTGCGAAAAAAAGGAATAGAAGAATTTTGCTTAGATAGTGGATATAAAAGTGCACAATCCATCTGGAAAAAGAAATTTGGAGAACCTGATATTCTATTAAAGGATTATTGGGGCAAAAATTTTGATCATATGATTTGGAAAGTGAAAATCAGCGAAATAGAATAG
- a CDS encoding Crp/Fnr family transcriptional regulator, giving the protein MKEITAFEEIEAYLQSHKIESLFNEDIIPYLSLYEFEKGEQICSQGEAVEYLYILVKGKVKIFTTSEEGKTLILSFKTPLEVIGDIEYVQEIDTINTVEAVSPVVMIGVRQSVVRRFLKDHSPFLQFLLKIITRKFYIKSQFMRHNIMYPVETRLASYLVSVAYDENEALVNGKVSTSNLTDIANLIGTSYRHLNRVIKEFCLNGLVERDKGAILIKDLEGLKLVAKENLYE; this is encoded by the coding sequence ATGAAAGAAATAACAGCATTTGAAGAGATAGAAGCGTATTTGCAATCTCACAAGATCGAATCTTTATTTAATGAGGATATAATTCCTTATTTATCCCTATATGAATTTGAAAAAGGGGAGCAGATCTGTTCCCAGGGTGAGGCTGTCGAGTATCTATATATACTTGTTAAGGGGAAAGTGAAGATTTTCACCACTTCAGAAGAGGGGAAGACATTGATCCTTTCATTTAAAACCCCGCTTGAAGTCATTGGGGATATTGAATATGTCCAGGAGATTGACACGATCAATACGGTTGAGGCCGTTTCTCCTGTCGTGATGATCGGAGTCCGGCAAAGTGTGGTGCGCAGATTTTTAAAAGACCACTCTCCATTCCTGCAATTCTTGCTTAAAATCATTACAAGGAAATTCTATATCAAATCCCAGTTCATGCGCCATAACATCATGTATCCCGTAGAGACCCGATTAGCCAGCTATCTCGTATCTGTCGCCTATGATGAAAATGAAGCGCTGGTCAATGGGAAAGTAAGCACATCAAATCTCACTGACATCGCCAATTTAATCGGAACAAGCTACAGGCATCTTAACCGGGTGATAAAGGAATTCTGTTTGAATGGATTGGTGGAACGCGACAAAGGTGCCATCCTCATCAAGGATTTGGAAGGACTCAAGCTGGTCGCCAAGGAAAATCTGTATGAGTAA
- a CDS encoding DUF2200 domain-containing protein, with translation MGKHKIYTMSFASVYPHYVTKAEKKGRTKTEVDEIIRWLTGYSQEELEAHLEKKTDFETFFAEAPQLNPSRALIKGVICGIRVEDIEEPTMKEIRYLDKLIDELARGKAMEKILRK, from the coding sequence TTGGGCAAACATAAAATCTATACAATGAGTTTCGCAAGTGTCTATCCACATTATGTGACGAAGGCCGAGAAAAAAGGACGTACGAAAACAGAAGTCGATGAAATTATCCGCTGGTTGACAGGTTATAGCCAGGAAGAGTTAGAAGCACATCTGGAAAAAAAGACAGACTTTGAGACTTTCTTTGCGGAAGCTCCCCAACTGAATCCTTCGAGGGCTTTGATCAAAGGTGTAATCTGCGGTATCCGAGTGGAAGACATTGAAGAACCAACTATGAAGGAAATTCGCTACTTGGACAAGCTGATTGATGAGTTGGCGAGGGGAAAGGCGATGGAAAAGATTTTGCGGAAATAA